The Geobacillus stearothermophilus ATCC 12980 genome contains a region encoding:
- a CDS encoding exonuclease SbcCD subunit D: protein MRILHTADWHLGRTLEGRSRLAEQEAFIDELVEIVAKEQIDVVLMAGDVFDSVNPPAAAEQLFYESLARLSDKGRRPVAVISGNHDHPDRISAARPLLSDYNIFLFGRPQAEVCRIDVPSCGEAMMLAPLAYPSESRLAELLSSDHKETALRDRYDDRIRALFAAMAASFADETVNVAMSHLYVAGGHTSDSERPIEVGGAYTVAAASLPGAAQYVALGHLHRPQDVRRAETAARYAGSPLAYSFSEAGHTKSVTVVDVHPGGKANVTEIPLVSGKPLVRWKATDGLAQVYRWCEEGRDRSCWIDLEVHVNEPLTMEEIQRLRKLHQGFIHIRPVFPEREREAAAETDRKPLSLVEMFRRFYERQTGGQTPDEELVRLFLELAADEKEGEGEEE from the coding sequence ATGCGCATTTTGCATACGGCAGACTGGCATCTCGGGCGGACGCTTGAAGGCCGAAGCCGGTTGGCGGAGCAAGAGGCGTTTATCGACGAACTTGTCGAGATTGTAGCAAAAGAACAAATCGATGTCGTCTTGATGGCTGGCGATGTGTTCGATTCCGTCAATCCGCCGGCGGCGGCGGAGCAGCTGTTTTACGAGAGTTTGGCCCGACTGTCCGATAAAGGCCGGCGTCCGGTTGCGGTCATCAGCGGCAACCATGACCATCCGGACCGCATCAGCGCCGCCCGGCCGCTGCTTTCCGACTACAACATTTTCCTTTTTGGCCGCCCACAGGCGGAAGTTTGCCGAATTGACGTTCCGTCGTGCGGCGAGGCGATGATGCTTGCGCCGTTGGCGTACCCGTCTGAATCGCGGCTCGCTGAGCTATTGTCATCCGACCATAAGGAAACCGCGCTTCGCGATCGGTACGACGACCGCATCCGGGCGTTGTTCGCTGCGATGGCCGCCTCATTTGCCGATGAAACTGTCAATGTTGCGATGAGCCATCTATACGTGGCTGGCGGCCATACGTCCGATTCCGAGCGGCCGATTGAGGTGGGCGGCGCCTATACGGTGGCGGCTGCCAGTTTGCCCGGGGCGGCGCAATACGTGGCGCTCGGTCATTTGCACCGCCCGCAGGACGTCAGACGGGCGGAGACGGCGGCGCGCTACGCCGGTTCACCGCTTGCTTACAGCTTTTCCGAAGCTGGGCACACCAAGTCGGTGACGGTTGTCGACGTCCATCCGGGCGGAAAGGCCAACGTGACGGAGATTCCGCTTGTTTCCGGCAAACCGCTTGTCCGTTGGAAGGCGACGGACGGACTTGCCCAAGTGTATCGTTGGTGCGAGGAAGGAAGAGACCGGTCGTGCTGGATCGATTTAGAGGTCCATGTAAACGAGCCGTTGACAATGGAAGAGATTCAACGGCTGCGCAAGCTTCATCAAGGGTTTATCCATATCCGCCCGGTGTTTCCGGAACGGGAGCGGGAGGCGGCGGCTGAAACAGACCGCAAACCGCTTTCCCTTGTGGAAATGTTCCGGCGTTTTTACGAACGTCAAACCGGCGGACAAACACCGGATGAAGAGCTCGTGCGCCTTTTTTTGGAATTGGCGGCCGATGAGAAGGAAGGGGAAGGAGAAGAGGAATGA